In one Maniola hyperantus chromosome 6, iAphHyp1.2, whole genome shotgun sequence genomic region, the following are encoded:
- the LOC117982989 gene encoding cGMP-dependent protein kinase-like isoform X2 → MQMKKKFRAKCLFRALGRLVMANAYWLIEGIDQYEGTEDVKRRVEQAVRGKAKKKQLLSITDKALLNKSAAERTEQEKRYIFRMIGGLKCFKRYPNHVKKKLAAATYFKYYGPGRVIVRQHQEAHAMYFIISGDVTVSQLIFDELIQQHVSVEVGVMLPGDMFGEVSLLHNIPRTATVTTNDHCELLALMKEDFKNVLQASIQKQWDEVRRAMSAFTYFDALDELPKVESEQDFDTKYFGAYKNLSKEERESDATIDKERVESSSKNESVSLKRGSLKRASGHRESRADTETSMSKASVNFDLQGEVKSREIVKFSQFFTEQRESVRISVFPEESSDGDSKMPLKNLKTYFMQVCQFNPGSSFGFGENMRDRRIVALTPVSCMLLPKIWLLQRNTANIWSRIQHYLDKKIPTKKQLFKEFVSARRWQEFREQLVEDVVSRSSAVNYTTVHDVPYSIRMEEMVDI, encoded by the exons ATGCAGATGAAGAAAAAATTTCGTGCGAAATGCTTGTTTCGTGCGTTAGGACGTTTGGTAATGGCCAATGCGTATTGGCTGATCGAGGGAATAGACCAGTACGAAGGCACAGAGGACGTGAAACGCAGGGTGGAACAAGCTGTTAGAGGGAAGGCTAAGAAAAAGCAGTTACTCAGTATCACA GATAAAGCTCTTTTGAATAAGAGTGCAGCAGAACGAACTGAACAAGAAAAACGTTATATATTTCGCATGATTGGAGGTCTTAAATGTTTCAAACGATATCCAAAC CATGTAAAGAAGAAACTAGCTGCTGCAACGTATTTCAAGTACTACGGTCCAGGGCGAGTTATCGTTCGACAACATCAGGAGGCCCATGCTATGTATTTCATTATCAGCGGCGACGTGACGGTCAGCCAGCTGATATTTGATGAGCTGATCCAGCAGCATGTGTCTGTGGAGGTTGGGGTCATGCTTCCAGGGGACATGTTTGGGGAAGTTTCACTATTGCACAACATACCGAGGACTGCTACTGTAACAACGAATG ATCACTGTGAGCTATTAGCACTTATGAAGGAGGACTTCAAGAATGTACTACAAGCGTCTATCCAGAAACAATGGGATGAAGTTCGTCGTGCTATGTCTGCTTTTACATACTTTGATGCGCTGGACGAG TTGCCAAAAGTGGAAAGTGAGCAGgattttgacacaaaatacTTTGGCGCTTATAAGAATTTGAGTAAAGAAGAACGCGAATCGGATGCAACAATAGATAAAGAACGAGTCGAAAGTTCAAGTAAAAATGAATCTGTTTCTTTGAAACGCGGTTCCTTAAAAAGAGCAAGTGGTCATAGAGAAAGTAGAGCTGATACCGAAACATCTATGAGTAAAGCAAGTGTTAATTTCGACTTACAAGGAGAAGTAAAATCGAGAGAAATTGTAAAGTTCAGCCAGTTCTTTACAGAGCAGCGAGAATCTGTAAG AATAAGTGTCTTTCCGGAAGAATCAAGCGATGGTGATTCAAAGATGccattaaaaaatcttaaaacttattttatgcAG GTTTGTCAATTTAATCCTGGTTCGAGTTTTGGTTTTGGGGAAAACATGCGTGACCGTCGCATCGTTGCCCTGACTCCTGTGAGCTGCATGCTTCTTCCCAAGATATGGCTTCTTCAGCGTAACACTGCTAATATTTGGTCACGGATACAACATTACTTGGACAAGAAA ATACCGACTAAGAAGCAATTGTTCAAAGAGTTTGTGTCAGCACGACGTTGGCAAGAGTTCCGAGAACAACTAGTAGAGGACGTTGTCTCCCGCTCCAGTGCAGTTAATTATACCACCGTCCACGATGTGCCATATTCCATTCGGATGGAGGAGATGGTGGACATTTAA
- the LOC117982989 gene encoding uncharacterized protein isoform X1 translates to MAGRCGSKKELDPEMQMKKKFRAKCLFRALGRLVMANAYWLIEGIDQYEGTEDVKRRVEQAVRGKAKKKQLLSITDKALLNKSAAERTEQEKRYIFRMIGGLKCFKRYPNHVKKKLAAATYFKYYGPGRVIVRQHQEAHAMYFIISGDVTVSQLIFDELIQQHVSVEVGVMLPGDMFGEVSLLHNIPRTATVTTNDHCELLALMKEDFKNVLQASIQKQWDEVRRAMSAFTYFDALDEVALREGCIVAKMKMYGVNETLLGDGTGVPNFVYFILSGRCQMIESLQVIVTTRLGKKYYALHDPYLPKVESEQDFDTKYFGAYKNLSKEERESDATIDKERVESSSKNESVSLKRGSLKRASGHRESRADTETSMSKASVNFDLQGEVKSREIVKFSQFFTEQRESVRISVFPEESSDGDSKMPLKNLKTYFMQVCQFNPGSSFGFGENMRDRRIVALTPVSCMLLPKIWLLQRNTANIWSRIQHYLDKKIPTKKQLFKEFVSARRWQEFREQLVEDVVSRSSAVNYTTVHDVPYSIRMEEMVDI, encoded by the exons ATGGCTGGACGTTGTGGTTCCAAGAAGGAATTG GATCCTGAAATGCAGATGAAGAAAAAATTTCGTGCGAAATGCTTGTTTCGTGCGTTAGGACGTTTGGTAATGGCCAATGCGTATTGGCTGATCGAGGGAATAGACCAGTACGAAGGCACAGAGGACGTGAAACGCAGGGTGGAACAAGCTGTTAGAGGGAAGGCTAAGAAAAAGCAGTTACTCAGTATCACA GATAAAGCTCTTTTGAATAAGAGTGCAGCAGAACGAACTGAACAAGAAAAACGTTATATATTTCGCATGATTGGAGGTCTTAAATGTTTCAAACGATATCCAAAC CATGTAAAGAAGAAACTAGCTGCTGCAACGTATTTCAAGTACTACGGTCCAGGGCGAGTTATCGTTCGACAACATCAGGAGGCCCATGCTATGTATTTCATTATCAGCGGCGACGTGACGGTCAGCCAGCTGATATTTGATGAGCTGATCCAGCAGCATGTGTCTGTGGAGGTTGGGGTCATGCTTCCAGGGGACATGTTTGGGGAAGTTTCACTATTGCACAACATACCGAGGACTGCTACTGTAACAACGAATG ATCACTGTGAGCTATTAGCACTTATGAAGGAGGACTTCAAGAATGTACTACAAGCGTCTATCCAGAAACAATGGGATGAAGTTCGTCGTGCTATGTCTGCTTTTACATACTTTGATGCGCTGGACGAG GTTGCGCTTCGTGAAGGTTGTATAGTTGCTAAGATGAAAATGTACGGTGTAAATGAAACGCTGCTGGGTGACGGTACGGGAGTACCCAATttcgtttattttattctatcaGGGCGATGTCAAATGATAGAGTCACTTCAAGTCATTGTTACCACGCGCTTAGGGAAAAAATATTACGCACTGCACGACCCTTAT TTGCCAAAAGTGGAAAGTGAGCAGgattttgacacaaaatacTTTGGCGCTTATAAGAATTTGAGTAAAGAAGAACGCGAATCGGATGCAACAATAGATAAAGAACGAGTCGAAAGTTCAAGTAAAAATGAATCTGTTTCTTTGAAACGCGGTTCCTTAAAAAGAGCAAGTGGTCATAGAGAAAGTAGAGCTGATACCGAAACATCTATGAGTAAAGCAAGTGTTAATTTCGACTTACAAGGAGAAGTAAAATCGAGAGAAATTGTAAAGTTCAGCCAGTTCTTTACAGAGCAGCGAGAATCTGTAAG AATAAGTGTCTTTCCGGAAGAATCAAGCGATGGTGATTCAAAGATGccattaaaaaatcttaaaacttattttatgcAG GTTTGTCAATTTAATCCTGGTTCGAGTTTTGGTTTTGGGGAAAACATGCGTGACCGTCGCATCGTTGCCCTGACTCCTGTGAGCTGCATGCTTCTTCCCAAGATATGGCTTCTTCAGCGTAACACTGCTAATATTTGGTCACGGATACAACATTACTTGGACAAGAAA ATACCGACTAAGAAGCAATTGTTCAAAGAGTTTGTGTCAGCACGACGTTGGCAAGAGTTCCGAGAACAACTAGTAGAGGACGTTGTCTCCCGCTCCAGTGCAGTTAATTATACCACCGTCCACGATGTGCCATATTCCATTCGGATGGAGGAGATGGTGGACATTTAA
- the LOC117982986 gene encoding uncharacterized protein isoform X2, with amino-acid sequence MKSYETNETLLGDGVGVPNFVYFTLSGRCQMIESLQVIVTTRVGRNSYTLYDPYVSKEESDQDLDEKYFGAYKNLNEEECEADATALNEQEQAESSSKRGSLKRDDGQRVENEDGTEKHSKSSVDFAEESKSEELLKATSHLNRKSVRIIPDAIDEDNSVMPIQNLRTYFMQVCRFDSGSSFGFGENMRDRRIVALTPVSCMLLPKIWLLQRNTANIWSRIQHYLENKIPNKKQLFKEFVSARRWQEFKESLVEDVVSRSNTVNWTTAHDVPYSIRMEEMLDI; translated from the exons ATGAAATCTTATGAGACTAATGAGACGCTGCTCGGAGACGGCGTGGGAGTACCCAATTTCGTCTATTTTACACTATCAGGGCGATGTCAAATGATAGAGTCTCTTCAAGTCATTGTTACTACGCGCGTGGGGAGAAATTCCTACACTCTATACGACCCATAT GTTTCAAAAGAGGAAAGTGATCAGGATTTAGATGAGAAATACTTCGGAGCTTACAAAAATTTGAATGAAGAAGAATGTGAAGCCGATGCAACAGCGTTAAACGAACAAGAACAAGCTGAAAGTTCAAGTAAAAGAGGTTCTTTGAAACGAGATGATGGTCAGAGAGTAGAAAATGAAGACGGAACGGAAAAACATAGTAAATCCAGTGTTGATTTTGCAGAAGAATCAAAATCGGAAGAGTTATTAAAAGCCACATCCCATTTAAATCGGAAATCTGTAAG AATAATTCCTGACGCAATTGATGAAGACAATTCTGTGATGCCAATACAAAATCTTCGAACTTATTTTATGCag gtttGTCGATTTGATTCTGGTTCAAGTTTTGGTTTTGGAGAAAACATGCGTGACCGTCGCATCGTTGCCCTGACTCCTGTGAGCTGCATGCTTCTTCCCAAGATATGGCTTCTTCAGCGTAACACTGCTAATATTTGGTCACGGATACAACATTACTTGGAAAACAAG atACCAAATAAAAAGCAGTTGTTCAAAGAGTTTGTATCGGCGCGACGATGGCAGGAGTTCAAAGAAAGCCTGGTAGAAGATGTAGTTTCCCGCTCCAATACAGTTAACTGGACAACTGCCCACGATGTGCCGTATTCCATCCGAATGGAGGAGATGCTGGACATTTGA
- the LOC117982986 gene encoding uncharacterized protein isoform X1 — protein sequence MKEDFKNVLQASIQKQWDEVRRAMSAFTYFDGLDEVARREGCTVAKMKSYETNETLLGDGVGVPNFVYFTLSGRCQMIESLQVIVTTRVGRNSYTLYDPYVSKEESDQDLDEKYFGAYKNLNEEECEADATALNEQEQAESSSKRGSLKRDDGQRVENEDGTEKHSKSSVDFAEESKSEELLKATSHLNRKSVRIIPDAIDEDNSVMPIQNLRTYFMQVCRFDSGSSFGFGENMRDRRIVALTPVSCMLLPKIWLLQRNTANIWSRIQHYLENKIPNKKQLFKEFVSARRWQEFKESLVEDVVSRSNTVNWTTAHDVPYSIRMEEMLDI from the exons ATGAAGGAGGACTTCAAGAATGTACTACAAGCGTCTATCCAGAAACAATGGGATGAAGTTCGTCGTGCTATGTCTGCTTTCACATATTTCGACGGACTCGATGAG GTGGCGCGTCGTGAAGGTTGCACAGTTGCGAAGATGAAATCTTATGAGACTAATGAGACGCTGCTCGGAGACGGCGTGGGAGTACCCAATTTCGTCTATTTTACACTATCAGGGCGATGTCAAATGATAGAGTCTCTTCAAGTCATTGTTACTACGCGCGTGGGGAGAAATTCCTACACTCTATACGACCCATAT GTTTCAAAAGAGGAAAGTGATCAGGATTTAGATGAGAAATACTTCGGAGCTTACAAAAATTTGAATGAAGAAGAATGTGAAGCCGATGCAACAGCGTTAAACGAACAAGAACAAGCTGAAAGTTCAAGTAAAAGAGGTTCTTTGAAACGAGATGATGGTCAGAGAGTAGAAAATGAAGACGGAACGGAAAAACATAGTAAATCCAGTGTTGATTTTGCAGAAGAATCAAAATCGGAAGAGTTATTAAAAGCCACATCCCATTTAAATCGGAAATCTGTAAG AATAATTCCTGACGCAATTGATGAAGACAATTCTGTGATGCCAATACAAAATCTTCGAACTTATTTTATGCag gtttGTCGATTTGATTCTGGTTCAAGTTTTGGTTTTGGAGAAAACATGCGTGACCGTCGCATCGTTGCCCTGACTCCTGTGAGCTGCATGCTTCTTCCCAAGATATGGCTTCTTCAGCGTAACACTGCTAATATTTGGTCACGGATACAACATTACTTGGAAAACAAG atACCAAATAAAAAGCAGTTGTTCAAAGAGTTTGTATCGGCGCGACGATGGCAGGAGTTCAAAGAAAGCCTGGTAGAAGATGTAGTTTCCCGCTCCAATACAGTTAACTGGACAACTGCCCACGATGTGCCGTATTCCATCCGAATGGAGGAGATGCTGGACATTTGA
- the Pomp gene encoding proteasome maturation protein, whose product MSFGLPSLKVKPEHAGNITVQEGQFGIASPMVAGLGATKNKLGMSHPLQASERNYHQNEENMNMSMLRNVQGCHAPMKLAMERKFASKVGHLPFLPSSNLQHDVFTGRYLDIGFEDILNTPEFCEISGQPHAVVERSLGIL is encoded by the exons ATG AGCTTCGGTCTGCCATCACTCAAAGTAAAGCCTGAGCATGCAGGCAACATCACAGTCCAAGAAGGCCAATTTGGAATTGCCAGCCCCATGGTTGCTGGTCTGGGAgcaactaaaaataaattaggcaTGTCACATCCCTTGCAAGCTTCGGAACGAAAT tACCATCAAAATGAAGAAAATATGAATATGTCCATGCTTCGTAATGTTCAAGGATGCCATGCACCCATGAAACTGGCTATGGAGAGGAAGTTTGCCAGTAAG gTTGGCCATCTTCCTTTCCTGCCAAGCTCAAATCTACAGCATGATGTATTCACAGGCAGATATCTTGATATTGGTTTTGAAGACATACTCAACACGCCAGAATTTTGTGAAATCAGTGGACAGCCGCATGCTGTGGTTGAACGATCTTTAGGTATTCTTTAA
- the LOC117982987 gene encoding 2-oxo-4-hydroxy-4-carboxy-5-ureidoimidazoline decarboxylase-like: MGKLSVSEVNCMRDEQFEWVFRNVIELRPEAAACVREQRPFSDASDLWAAFHKYLDELSVECKLQVLKSHPDLAGRLAAAGELTQESTDEQREAGLNELTVEQKAVMDSSNARYKKKFGFPFIICARENKIQSIIDGLNTRYNNVLEQEIQIGIHEVKKICKLRILDIVNSDQKLITN, translated from the exons ATGGGTAAATTGAGTGTTTCTGAAGTGAATTGTATGAGGGATGAACAGTTCGAGTGGGTGTTCAGGAATGTGATAGAGCTGCGGCCGGAGGCGGCGGCTTGTGTCAGGGAACAGCGGCCGTTCTCAGACGCCTCGGACCTCTGGGCCGCGTTCCACAAATATTTGGACGAACTCAGCGTTGAAT GTAAGTTACAGGTGCTGAAATCTCATCCCGACTTAGCCGGTCGCTTGGCAGCAGCAGGAGAGCTCACGCAAGAGTCTACGGATGAACAACGAGAAGCCGGATTAAACGAATTAACTGTTGAACAGAAAGCTGTTATGGATTCAAGCAATGCAAG aTATAAAAAGAAGTTTGGTTTTCCATTTATTATTTGCGcaagagaaaataaaattcagTCCATTATTGACGGTTTAAACACTCGATACAATAATGTACTGGAGCAGGAAATCCAAATTGGCATTCATGAagtgaaaaaaatatgtaagcTTAGAATACTTGATATTGTAAATTCAGATCAAAAACtgataacaaattaa